The Elaeis guineensis isolate ETL-2024a chromosome 5, EG11, whole genome shotgun sequence DNA segment AAATCGCCAAAAGATATGCCATAAACCTAATTAGAGAACACAACAATAAAGCTTCATACAATTTGTGTCTTCTCTCTCTTAATTGGAAAATACAGGTTATGTGCCAGATTATGCACTCATCGATGCTTCTGTCCCATAATCACTATATTGGCTATTATTAAGAATCATAACCTCAACATAACATGAAGATACCTGTCATTTACGATTTTATGTGGAATACTTTAAGCTGGTAACTTTCCATGATCGTTTTCAGTTATATGAAATAAAGTGTCCAGAAGAGAAGATACTTGAAAGAAATATCTGTCTTATATAATGGTCTCTGTAAATTGAATATTCTATGCCTCTTTATGATTTTATGCTGAATATTTCACTTTCTTATTTTGCTGTGTCTTCTTTTTCTCCTGGTTGGATATCAATGGTACTTTGCTTGAAACTTGACATTAAAAAAAGCAATAtgaattaatcaattattttaaaaagttttcaAAATCCTTTCTCAAAAAAAGTTTCCAAAAGATTGTCCTGTGACCTCCATGGAATTAACAATTAATTCTTGGAAAACAAGTTCATAAAAATCACCAACCCTTTCTGAATGAGCTTAATCCATTGGCAGATGCTACTATAGATGCACTCATAGGAACGACCAAGGGTGCCTGGCAGCTAAAATAGTGCAGCAAAAGGACAGTAATGACCCACCCATGTTTGTGGTCACTTACATCAGACAACACACATGCAAAACAAGCTCGCCCATTTCCCAACTTTTAATGGACTGTTCTCCAAGTGAGCCATGCATGCTTAGCTTTGGATCAGACTGCAGTGGGATCAAACAAGTCCAATCTTTGCTTTCATCCTTGAACTCCACAGGTAAAGGTCATGTGGGAGATGATGTAATAAGCCCAAAGTTTGATACTAGCTCACCGTCTAATTATCCTGTATCACCGGATCTAACAACAGTCAAGTCATGGGACACCCCAAGGGATATGCTTTCAGGCATGTGCTTCTCTCCGAATTCTGATGGTTTGGACAAGCACTTGCTGATGGATCCATGGCATCTTGATCAAGGGTTTGCATTTGACGACTCGAGTTTTTTCGAAGTCTAATTTGAATTGGATCATGTCATTTTTATCTCCTTTGAACTGCATAGCTTGTGATGCAGTTTGGGAATCGTTGTCTTGCTTGCATTCGAGATGGAATAATTATTGGTGATAATGTTCTACTTTTCCTTTTGTATTGTCATGCATTCTATTCAACATCCATTGAGATTACCTTGTGAAGCTCAAATAATGCTGTTTGCTTTATCTGgcgatcttttttttaaaagaaaataatccTTTGGTGTGCAATCAGATTGGGTTGAAGCAGATATGGGTGGGTATGATGTACGTCAGATTAAAAATCTATCGGCCTAAATTCAATCTATTTATCTAACATATCAAAAATTGAGATCCAAACTTGACCATCTTATTAGATAGACAATTGAACCCAATCTACAGTAGGTTGAATCAAGtgaaacagattaaatggataaAGTATTGCCATCccgcataggataaaaatttccaTGACCCTTGAAAATTGAAAATAGAAGGTATAAACAAATTATTGCTGGCATATTCACATTATGTGCAGACCTATCGGTGTGGTTTGGCATGGTTCATGATCAAATGCAACTTTGACTAAAATTTTACATCATTGATCGTTTTTTATGATCTCCGTAGGAGAAATCTGGTGGGGGGATGGGCTACCCTAGTCATACAGCCCATTTTGCCTTAGGCCTTTACATTTAAGGGCATCTTCTTgcaaaaaataaataagtaaaaatatttttcaaaaaatttaagtatTATACAAATGTCTCCACAAGAatgtattaaaaataaataataaattaatcacTAATATTGCAAGTTATCTTAGGAAGAACGAAAATATTATTTGGCACCGATTAGCCACAAAAAAAGTCCCACAGGTATTACTATAGTGCTccctcattttttattttttaaataaattaggatgGTAATGCCTAACCATTTAATATGTTTAACTTAATTCAATCTAGCGTAGATTACATTAGATAAtccatttaataaaataattgaattcagattttaattttttatctatttaataaatagttgGGGTTTAACTTGATAAAACTTTTGACCTAATCTGTACTTGATTTTTGATTACCAGCccttaaataaataattaattaagttATTAAACACAGTGCTTCCTCATTCAGCTGCCCCTCTTCTATCATATaccaacctttttattttttggtaagaTATCATATACCAACtttcaaacaattaaacctaTCATACGGCATACTAAATTTTTGGTTTAACTAAATCAACAACCTATAACTTAAACTGATCACGTAGGAATGCATATTGCATCTATACTCCGATCTCGATCGGGACAGACAGTCCAACGAAAACCAAGAAATCGATGGTGCGGTTGGATACCTGATTTGACATTGAAAATATGTAATGTCAGCATTTTACTTAAAATGGACCTATTTATCAAAATTCCCTAATCCAACTTGTAAGGGTGCCCCAACTGGGCTTCGAAATAACGCCGTTATAATGTTTTAGGCCACACTACCCCATCACATTATTGGGGTAAATAATGTGAAACGGACCAATGATAGGATTAGATGGGGTTATCTTATGCCGAACTAACTCATTTTGTCTTTGATGGTGGGTTGATTGATTGGATTGAGGGTTGCATTGGCAGGGATCTCCCTTATCGCAATCTCTAATCTTAACCCTTTCTCGCATATTGTCTAGGTCTTTAAATGACGTCATTACCAAGAATAATCACCTTCATCTTTGTCGGCCTAAAAATTAGAGGGCCAAGGATCACGTACACATTTATTATTTGTCGATAATTTGATGTTGATGGCACAAGTGGCACAAAATGATTTTGATAATCAAGGATGTTATGGTTGTTATAGTCCCATATTGACTTGTTAGACACGAAAGTACTTAAGTTTAAGCATAGGATCTGCAGTATTATTGGTGTTCATGTGAAATCTGGAAAGTGAACATGTTTGGGTACGATTCTCTTGGGTTATTGTCTATATTCTGCTGATTTTGATGGCATGTTTGGTGAGTTCAGTGGTAGATTAGATACTTGGAAGAGAACTTATCTCTCTCAAAAGGATAGGGCTATTCTCATTCAATCGGCCCCTCTCTTCTATTCCAGTTTTTGTGGTGTCTCATTGTGCTGTTCTATTCATATTTTGGATCAGGTGGAGAGGCTGTTTAGGAATTCCTTTTGGAGGGGTGATTCTTATCAAAGGAGACGGCATCTTATAGCATGGTAGCAAATCTGTCAGCATATAAGAACAGAGGAGGACTCGGTTTCTTTGATCTTAGAAGAACACAATGTTTTATAGCTAAGGCTACGgcctaataaattttagatgcaattgaTTCGTGATCGAAATTGAAATCGCAATCAGAATCAAAATGGAATGGATTAAATATCAAAATTGTCACATCTCCTGATGTATTTCCTTTGTGATCAGAATTGAAATCGGAATGAAATTTGGATGTGGAGGGAGTAAAGATTGGGTTGGGAGGATTGGGTCActcatttttattccaattccacAGTCCACCCCAAGCCAAATTGTCCTTATATTTGTGAGGGAAATTAGTGTGATTGGAAGATCACATACACGATCATGTGGATTACCAATCAAGAGATCTTTTGCTGCTTGAACTTATCTCTCGAGTCAATGTTAACTTATGTGGTTGTATGTTTTGGCAGTTTTAGTTGTTGAGGCCAAGTATCGTAGCAATAGGTGTTCTAAAAATTAATACGATGAGAAAGTGAGATAAGTTAGCTGAAGAGACCTTTCTCCTAACTCATCCAACCCTTACTCTAAGGGAACCACACACAATTATTGGCCTGGCCAGTAATCTTCACCGTGACTATTTAACTAATTTAATTGGAACTCCACCATGTGGGGAGTTTGAGCAATTTTGGAGCCTCCAAATCTATATTAATTgctataatttttaatgatatgGTGTCTTTTGGTGCAATGAGTGGGAACTATTGGATACACTAGCTCATTGATTCGTATTACTTGTGTTAGGGGGGAAAATGACCTCCTGGGTATGCTATTGAAGTCCTACCCACATGGTGTGGCACCTTTGAGCAAGTCGACAAGGATTTGGATACACCAAGTGTGGAAGCTACAATTTTCCTAATCATCTTCAGCAGAATCCTTTGAATTACGAAACATGACT contains these protein-coding regions:
- the LOC109505866 gene encoding WRKY DNA-binding transcription factor 70-like isoform X1, which gives rise to MASPLVKKPSFDRETAIQEVVRGRKLAARLQSLLSVDTRRELVHGLMEEVSQSFTRALSVLKPTGISKAIQESASMEDGSVCSGHQGRKKMKTSPPAKGVHSRSRRHPQSWTIITSSPHHDGHEWRKYGQKNILSSEFPRCYYRCTHRNDQGCLAAKIVQQKDSNDPPMFVVTYIRQHTCKTSSPISQLLMDCSPSEPCMLSFGSDCSGIKQVQSLLSSLNSTGKGHVGDDVISPKFDTSSPSNYPVSPDLTTVKSWDTPRDMLSGMCFSPNSDGLDKHLLMDPWHLDQGFAFDDSSFFEV
- the LOC109505866 gene encoding WRKY DNA-binding transcription factor 70-like isoform X2, producing MASPLVKKPSFDRETAIQEVVRGRKLAARLQSLLSVDTRRELVHGLMEEVSQSFTRALSVLKPTGISKAIQESASMEDGSVCSGHQGRKKMKTSPPAKGVHSRRRHPQSWTIITSSPHHDGHEWRKYGQKNILSSEFPRCYYRCTHRNDQGCLAAKIVQQKDSNDPPMFVVTYIRQHTCKTSSPISQLLMDCSPSEPCMLSFGSDCSGIKQVQSLLSSLNSTGKGHVGDDVISPKFDTSSPSNYPVSPDLTTVKSWDTPRDMLSGMCFSPNSDGLDKHLLMDPWHLDQGFAFDDSSFFEV